Proteins encoded in a region of the Streptococcus sanguinis genome:
- a CDS encoding VOC family protein, which produces MIRSGHLIYKVKGLRQAVKEWEEKGFVVEYGRRKKPNNALIYFSQGPYIELLENTGIPVIAKIIAKLFGRPKNLERFFYWDECEEGWQGLCIEKDSSSKESPR; this is translated from the coding sequence ATGATAAGAAGCGGCCATCTGATTTACAAGGTAAAAGGCTTACGGCAGGCGGTCAAGGAATGGGAAGAAAAGGGTTTTGTCGTCGAATACGGCAGAAGGAAAAAACCCAACAATGCCTTAATATACTTTAGTCAAGGCCCCTATATTGAGCTACTGGAAAATACGGGCATTCCTGTAATAGCCAAAATCATAGCTAAACTATTTGGCAGACCTAAAAATCTGGAGCGCTTTTTCTACTGGGATGAGTGCGAGGAAGGCTGGCAAGGACTTTGTATCGAAAAAGATTCTTCGTCAAAAGAATCACCTCGATAA